Proteins encoded within one genomic window of Formosa agariphila KMM 3901:
- a CDS encoding META domain-containing protein, protein MNYLKHTLLPLIFITIISCNQTKKDTTITTTATEKAVDSIVKKTASATQIHNAMPFFKASGTTEDWTLQLTEDAILFSYASENPEVISFPISNPILAADANVKVYRAETESAQIKIQISMTECIDSKSKTHPYTVSIDYKPNTKTEFTLVKGCGEYITDYRLHDIWVLESINDDIVTVEQFTKELPNLEINTSENTFMGYAGCNTMRGSIFSEQSKIRFKEIITTRKMCSPTNKEAQFIKELERSIQFKIENRRLYLSNPDGNTLTFKKVD, encoded by the coding sequence ATGAATTACTTAAAACATACATTATTACCGCTTATCTTTATTACAATTATTAGTTGTAACCAAACAAAAAAAGACACTACAATCACCACCACAGCTACGGAAAAAGCAGTAGATTCTATTGTAAAGAAAACAGCTAGTGCAACACAAATACACAATGCTATGCCATTTTTTAAGGCTTCAGGGACAACCGAAGACTGGACGCTTCAACTTACAGAAGACGCCATCCTTTTTTCTTATGCGTCCGAAAATCCAGAAGTTATTAGTTTTCCAATATCGAATCCTATACTAGCGGCAGATGCTAACGTAAAAGTGTATCGCGCAGAAACTGAATCTGCTCAAATTAAGATTCAAATTTCAATGACTGAATGCATCGATTCAAAATCTAAAACTCATCCTTATACGGTTTCTATAGACTACAAACCAAATACAAAAACTGAGTTTACCTTAGTTAAAGGTTGTGGTGAATATATTACAGATTATCGTTTACACGACATTTGGGTTCTTGAATCTATAAATGATGACATTGTCACTGTAGAACAATTCACAAAAGAATTGCCTAACTTAGAGATTAATACCAGCGAAAATACTTTTATGGGTTATGCCGGATGTAATACCATGCGTGGTTCTATTTTTTCTGAACAATCTAAAATTCGTTTTAAAGAGATTATAACCACTCGTAAAATGTGTTCGCCAACAAATAAAGAAGCTCAGTTTATAAAAGAATTAGAGCGAAGCATACAATTTAAAATTGAAAACCGACGCTTGTATTTATCTAATCCAGACGGGAACAC